A single genomic interval of Macadamia integrifolia cultivar HAES 741 chromosome 6, SCU_Mint_v3, whole genome shotgun sequence harbors:
- the LOC122080629 gene encoding pumilio homolog 23 isoform X1 — MPGENFSKQGERRKGKNMRRRKECIRFSADCLTKGPSERPTDEIVKARKSSKHLHVSTAQTIIVRKQVDPETTKYFSEIANLFEGTTVDLDDRSVICGNALEETRGKELELATDYIISPTLQTLLEGCDIDHLCGFLQSCGKEFANIAMDKSGSHVVETALRSLAVHIQDEGAYSVIGSTLNKICQEIVLNLVSVMCSQYGSHVLRSLLCLCKGLPLDSTEEFHVTKSSSILAERLNFKSPQAFRNKVPHLLQGFPDLLRYLIAEMLKCARGDIATLLVDKYSSFVLQTALRLLAGEDEELMHVIPILLGCSEKNIAEGKFLEAIVVQDILAMLKDTAYSHLMEVILEVAPETLYNEFLTKVLKNSLFEISCDHCGSFVVQALVSSVRCQDQMELFWEELGSKFEELLGIGRSGVVASLLAASHKLHTHENKVHSFNSLFVCFPPPPPPSFFEAPPLFNIIYLRF; from the exons ATGCCTGGGGAGAATTTTTCCAAgcagggagaaaggagaaagggCAAAAACATGAGGCGAAGGAAAGAGTGCATTAGGTTTAGTGCGGACTGTTTGACAAAAGGTCCATCTGAGAGGCCGACCGATGAGATTGTGAAAGCTCGAAAATCATCAAAGCACCTGCATGTGTCTACAGCACAAACAATAATTGTCAG GAAACAAGTTGATCCTGAAACAACGAAGTACTTCTCAGAAATTGCAAATCTTTTTGAAGGAACAACAGTTGACTTAGATGATCGGTCGGTCATATGTGGTAATGCTTTGGAGGAAACTAGGGGAAAAGAGTTAGAACTGGCTACTGATTATATTATAAGCCCCACCTTGCAAACTCTTCTTGAAGGCTGTGACATAGACCACCTCTGTGGTTTTCTCCAAAGCTGTGGAAAGGAGTTCGCTAATATAGCGATGGATAAATCTGGATCTCACGTGGTTGAGACAGCTCTCAGGTCATTAGCTGTGCATATTCAGGATGAAGGGGCATACTCTGTTATTGGATCAACTTTAAACAAGATATGCCAG GAGATAGTGCTAAATCTTGTTAGTGTGATGTGTAGCCAATATGGATCTCATGTTCTTCGTAGCCTTCTCTGTCTCTGTAAAGGACTACCGTTAGACTCTACAGAGGAGTTCCATGTTACAAAATCATCTTCCATTTTAGCAGAGAGGTTGAATTTCAAGTCACCTCAAGCATTCAGAAATAAAGTACCACATCTTCTGCAGGGTTTCCCGGATTTGCTTAGATATCTTATTGCGGAAATGTTAAAATGTGCTAGAGGAGACATTGCTACTCTGCTAGTTGACAAGTACAGCAGTTTTGTTCTGCAG ACTGCCTTGAGGTTGTTAGCTGGCGAGGATGAAGAATTGATGCATGTGATTCCCATCCTTCTTGGCTGCTCTGAGAAAAATATTGCGGAAGGGAAATTCTTAGAAGCAATTGTGGTGCAGGACATTTTAGCAATGCTCAAGGACACTGCTTATAGCCATCTAATGGAG GTTATTTTGGAAGTGGCACCGGAGACCTTGTACAATGAATTTTTGacaaaagttttaaaaaattcattgttTGAGATCTCATGTGATCATTGTGGCAGTTTTGTTGTCCAAGCATTAGTTTCTTCTGTGCGATGTCAAGATCAA ATGGAGTTGTTTTGGGAGGAACTCGGTTCCAAATTTGAGGAGCTTCTTGGGATTGGAAGGTCAGGAGTAGTTGCTTCTCTGTTGGCTGCAAGTCATAAGCTTCATACACATGAAAATAAGGTTCACAGCTTTAACTCTTTGTTTGTATgctttcctcctcctccccccccctccttttttgaGGCACCCCCTCTTTTCAATATCATCTATCTGAGATTTTGA
- the LOC122080629 gene encoding pumilio homolog 23 isoform X2: MPGENFSKQGERRKGKNMRRRKECIRFSADCLTKGPSERPTDEIVKARKSSKHLHVSTAQTIIVRKQVDPETTKYFSEIANLFEGTTVDLDDRSVICGNALEETRGKELELATDYIISPTLQTLLEGCDIDHLCGFLQSCGKEFANIAMDKSGSHVVETALRSLAVHIQDEGAYSVIGSTLNKICQGFPDLLRYLIAEMLKCARGDIATLLVDKYSSFVLQTALRLLAGEDEELMHVIPILLGCSEKNIAEGKFLEAIVVQDILAMLKDTAYSHLMEVILEVAPETLYNEFLTKVLKNSLFEISCDHCGSFVVQALVSSVRCQDQMELFWEELGSKFEELLGIGRSGVVASLLAASHKLHTHENKVHSFNSLFVCFPPPPPPSFFEAPPLFNIIYLRF, from the exons ATGCCTGGGGAGAATTTTTCCAAgcagggagaaaggagaaagggCAAAAACATGAGGCGAAGGAAAGAGTGCATTAGGTTTAGTGCGGACTGTTTGACAAAAGGTCCATCTGAGAGGCCGACCGATGAGATTGTGAAAGCTCGAAAATCATCAAAGCACCTGCATGTGTCTACAGCACAAACAATAATTGTCAG GAAACAAGTTGATCCTGAAACAACGAAGTACTTCTCAGAAATTGCAAATCTTTTTGAAGGAACAACAGTTGACTTAGATGATCGGTCGGTCATATGTGGTAATGCTTTGGAGGAAACTAGGGGAAAAGAGTTAGAACTGGCTACTGATTATATTATAAGCCCCACCTTGCAAACTCTTCTTGAAGGCTGTGACATAGACCACCTCTGTGGTTTTCTCCAAAGCTGTGGAAAGGAGTTCGCTAATATAGCGATGGATAAATCTGGATCTCACGTGGTTGAGACAGCTCTCAGGTCATTAGCTGTGCATATTCAGGATGAAGGGGCATACTCTGTTATTGGATCAACTTTAAACAAGATATGCCAG GGTTTCCCGGATTTGCTTAGATATCTTATTGCGGAAATGTTAAAATGTGCTAGAGGAGACATTGCTACTCTGCTAGTTGACAAGTACAGCAGTTTTGTTCTGCAG ACTGCCTTGAGGTTGTTAGCTGGCGAGGATGAAGAATTGATGCATGTGATTCCCATCCTTCTTGGCTGCTCTGAGAAAAATATTGCGGAAGGGAAATTCTTAGAAGCAATTGTGGTGCAGGACATTTTAGCAATGCTCAAGGACACTGCTTATAGCCATCTAATGGAG GTTATTTTGGAAGTGGCACCGGAGACCTTGTACAATGAATTTTTGacaaaagttttaaaaaattcattgttTGAGATCTCATGTGATCATTGTGGCAGTTTTGTTGTCCAAGCATTAGTTTCTTCTGTGCGATGTCAAGATCAA ATGGAGTTGTTTTGGGAGGAACTCGGTTCCAAATTTGAGGAGCTTCTTGGGATTGGAAGGTCAGGAGTAGTTGCTTCTCTGTTGGCTGCAAGTCATAAGCTTCATACACATGAAAATAAGGTTCACAGCTTTAACTCTTTGTTTGTATgctttcctcctcctccccccccctccttttttgaGGCACCCCCTCTTTTCAATATCATCTATCTGAGATTTTGA